The Lineus longissimus chromosome 6, tnLinLong1.2, whole genome shotgun sequence sequence AGAGAAACAGCCATATGGTTTTATGTATAGGTCACCCCTCGGCTGAACAGTGCACTTTATGCTGTTCATGGAGGAGAGGACCAGATTGAGACATGTCCCTGTCATGTCCTACAGAAAGTGGCGGTTCTGTAGGCAAGAGCTGTAGTTGGCAGGAACTGGGAGGCAACAACTGAGGTCCTTGTTGGGAATCTTTCTGCACTGGCTACCTCTGTCTGGCAGTTAGGTTGTGCACTGCCATCTGCTTTGAATATGAGCCAAGGCAGGATCTTGTTGAGGCAACAGATTGATTCCAAAGGCTGTCCTAACATTGACTATGGTGTGCGATTAGGCACAGTTCTAATATACTGAGATGATCCTTAATCTTCTCTTTGATTTTCTGTGTGTTAACTATTTGGTATTTGAATCTATTCCTTTCCCCAGAAACGTTGGCTAAAACTTTTTTTCGAGCTCATACTCCTCGGTTAGCGTAGAGGAATTTAAACACACATGTTGACTGACGGTCAGTCGGTCGTTTATTTATACTTTTAATGTTAGAAAGTTTATAGTTTTGATACAAATGATTGTTAAATTAGAAAGTACAGTGTAAGCTACTCATCATGTTTTCACTGAAAAGCTTGGACTGTCGACCAAGTTTGGGAACAGGTGTAACACCTATGTTGTGTCCTGAAATGAGCCCACTTGCTGATAAGCGCTTGGGTTTTAACTCTGATATCATAACGTTTTAGGAGATAAGACATTTTGCTATCGACCCTCTGCACTCAACAACTTGATTGCAAGATGGTGAGGAGCTCCAAGCAATATGTCTTTCATAGCCAATCAGATTCTGAGAAACATTCGTCAAGTAAATGTCTGAAACTGCAATTGAATCATTTCAATGTTGTCATTTTATTAAAATTGAATccatgtcatgtacatttcatattGAACAATGACCATTCATCtaataaaacatttcatttcTCACTTTCATCCTTGgcttatttttttgttttttcaactGTCATAAAGCTTCCTGTTCATTTGTGCTGCATCAATGGCCCAGTGAATAGGACTGAAATAACCCAAATAGAGGTCCTATAAGGGGCCATCCATTTAGTATGTATGCACTGAAGAGGGGTCTAGGAATTTTCTGTACACCTGTacattttttccaaaatatccGTACAGTgagagggaggggggggggggcctcaaAATCCTGTTTGATGCGTACATACGTAATGAATGGTCCCCATTATTCgacatttaatttgagatgttttagaatagaaattgacaccTCTGTCCTTattattgattgtctcacccacaccgctcgggtggagctaaaatattgaataaatgaaggttttggtctacattttggCTCCACTGTGGCAGTagtacctccagttcggtaacTATAAGGTCTGTCCTTGTCTGTTGGTTCATATTTGAAACAATGCCAGAGGTATCTGAGAGCAGAATGACATCAGGAATGATTTCTCGCACTCGCAGTGGCTTTGGCTGCCTTGGGAGTGTATGATGTTTGCGGCTATTTATTTTTCCGCGACAGAAACAACGAAAGCTTCGGAAATTACCGAACTCATCCGAAGTGACTACAGAAATGGCGCTGATCATTtcgactctttcaccagtctcctgcATTCACTCATTatagagactggtacttgacggcatttcactcgaCATGAACTAGATAAGTGGGCGTCGGCTTCCGGTGTCTGGTCGCAGTTTTTCACCAAGATCGGCAACCTCGCACATAGGAATACCTGTGTACTTGGTATTGACAGTGCAGCCACTGTATGCacggctcgcctcgggtaaatcaacgaggcctcctcgCTCCGCGGCGGATATGGTCGAGGTTGCCTGGACTACTGATCATTTTCTCCTGATCAATAATGAAGTCTGCTGTGAATGCCTCCTGGTTGCTCATCTGCATGTTCTAACATCATAGTAATGGCCTAGTTCATGTcttcataggcctactactatGTTGAAACAGATAATCAAAGGTATGATTCCATCCCCCCATGTTCTAGACGTCACTTCTAAGTTCTAACCCGATTATCTGTAGTGTAGGCCTATTTCTCATTGCATGATGGTGATTGTTGGCCTAGACCTGCTGGCCATGCTGACGCTCATGTCATGATGTGACACTTGACACAGGCCAATCAATGTACATCATCGTCATTCGGGGATTAGGCCTAGGTACATGACGAAACCTGTGGTGTACGTGGGTAACCGGAAAagcgccgaccgaccgaccgaccgaccgactgacctgccaacctaccgtcatatgcagtatccctttcgcttctctatagcacatgtatctgtgtagtgcccagcgcaatggacgtgatggagtccgacgtgtctgacagcagcatctccagtcaattataccgggaaaacgagcccacgcggtaaggaactgataacgatactctaaagatatgctttgtctacatggtcagTGAATATAAAAACAtaatttgggcctaatctatgcactgtcgtttttctactcgagtgtctcgaccgatgcaatgcatgaactgcaacgcgcaacatgcatttgttgtcatttgaccagcgcacgtgcgcttgtttacaatttcatttcacaggattggatatatcacattgacttatgagacctgtgactcaactacgaaactccttgggttggtaggtcggtcagtcggtcggtcggtcggtcggtcagtcggcgtttttccggttaccgtgtACGTGtatactatagatccatgcacttgattgggaacaacatttACATAAGGTGGTGTTCAAGTGTTgatcgtcgtcacgtcaccatgcatttttacattagtgtaacgtgacgtgacgcgaagtcttcgtaaacgttgttcccaatcaactGCATCGATCTATAGATGTACAGTGCAGTCCAGCTCATATAATCGACACCTCTATAGGCCCCCGGCCCCTGCATCCTGTTGGCTCAGTATCATTAATTGTATGACAGGCTACGGTCAACATCAATCGAATCATCAAAGTTGCTCTTTATGACTGCTGGGTCATTGGCTCGAATATTCATTAAATTTGACTTGGagtttatttgaaaaatttgcCAAAGCCATCAGAATAAGTAGGAAGAAATTCAGTGGTTGCAAATCTccttcttttttattttcaactTTCCTGTTGAGCTGTGTAGCCTTTACCCATCTTTTTGTGTTGACTTTCAGGTTGTGCCTCTGACTGCAGCATGTCCCTGACTGAGCTAAATGCCTGTCTCAAGGATGTCTGGACCTGTACTGAGCACAACAATCTGGCCAGAGCAAAGACCAGGCTGAAACCACTCGACAAGGAGACCAAGAAAAAGATCATGACATTGAAAATAGCTGAGAAAACACCATTATTCCTTGCATGTTGGAAGGGGTTTGTGCACTTTGTGAATTACTTCTTGGACGAGTGTGGTGCAGACATTGAACAGAAAGGTATCTTTGAAGTTTCAGAAGATCAGTCGAGACATTTAGTCACCCCGTTATGGTGTGCTGCTGTGGCCAATAAGCTGGATGTTGTCAAGACATTGGTTATTCATGGAGCGAATGTGAATGGAGAGTCGGACACTAAGTCTACTCCTGTTAGATCAGCTTGTTTCATGACCAACATTGATGTGGTGAAGTATCTTGTGAAACAAGGTGCTGACATTCATAAACCTAATATCAATGGTGGCACTTGTTTGATCAATTCAGTCCAGAGTGTGACATTGTGTCAGTTCCTGGTTGACAACGGAGCAGATGTAAATGCCCAGGACAACTCTGGTAACTTAGCCTTGCACTATGCAATACGGGAGGGCAGGATTGACTCGGTCAGATTGCTGGTGAAGTGTGGCTCAAATGTTTTGATCAAGAATGAACTGGGAGACGATGCACTGCAGACTGCAAGTCTCCGAGGGTTTGACACCATTGTATACTACTTGTTGGAGGCATCGAAGCTCAGTGAGCAGAGGATCATTGATGCTTATGAGCTGATGGGGGCAAACTATGTAGATGAGAAACACGACATACCACAAGGTATACAGTTCTGGAAAAAGTCTTTAGAGATGCGACAAGAATTGTCTGAATTGGTTGAAGGAAAGCCTTATCCTAAAGACAACAACCAGgcttatgaaaatgaaacagaatTCAAAAATGTGAAAGATCTTGAAAAGATCATTTCATGTCCTGATGCTATTTATATGCAAGCATTGTTGATTAGAGAGCGTATTCTTGGTCCGAAACACAAGGACACCACGTTTGGATTGATGTATCGAGGTGCAGTCTACGCAGACACACACCGATATCAGCGCTGTATCGACATCTGGTCTTACGCTCTCCATTTACGACATGTGAACTTTGAGGCGCTCAATCATGAGACTATTTTCATCAACCTGCTCTCAATCACCAAGTTGTTCTGGGAGATATGGACAGAACAGCAGGATCATTCATCGGAGGAGGAACGTTTAAAGTTTGATGATGTCTGCCGTGTGA is a genomic window containing:
- the LOC135489090 gene encoding protein fem-1 homolog C-like isoform X1, which produces MLKQIIKGCASDCSMSLTELNACLKDVWTCTEHNNLARAKTRLKPLDKETKKKIMTLKIAEKTPLFLACWKGFVHFVNYFLDECGADIEQKGIFEVSEDQSRHLVTPLWCAAVANKLDVVKTLVIHGANVNGESDTKSTPVRSACFMTNIDVVKYLVKQGADIHKPNINGGTCLINSVQSVTLCQFLVDNGADVNAQDNSGNLALHYAIREGRIDSVRLLVKCGSNVLIKNELGDDALQTASLRGFDTIVYYLLEASKLSEQRIIDAYELMGANYVDEKHDIPQGIQFWKKSLEMRQELSELVEGKPYPKDNNQAYENETEFKNVKDLEKIISCPDAIYMQALLIRERILGPKHKDTTFGLMYRGAVYADTHRYQRCIDIWSYALHLRHVNFEALNHETIFINLLSITKLFWEIWTEQQDHSSEEERLKFDDVCRVIEICVDQIENSIEIPVDQSDIKKLRHKEYFHTVLLLSLHLLNLMCYMELEEENSFKFRKLVHKLIVLNPLGQRGEHLLHLATDYRSSSVDNEECSRLPNVKLVQLLINCGADVNCVDSRRNTPLHVLGQSLKQDRSSSCPYDKIADLLVLHGAHVDACNTLGEVAYQVMVNKNKMIVPFDHITLKCLASKVIRKHALKYEGEVPESLKPFIEMH
- the LOC135489090 gene encoding protein fem-1 homolog C-like isoform X2 — encoded protein: MSLTELNACLKDVWTCTEHNNLARAKTRLKPLDKETKKKIMTLKIAEKTPLFLACWKGFVHFVNYFLDECGADIEQKGIFEVSEDQSRHLVTPLWCAAVANKLDVVKTLVIHGANVNGESDTKSTPVRSACFMTNIDVVKYLVKQGADIHKPNINGGTCLINSVQSVTLCQFLVDNGADVNAQDNSGNLALHYAIREGRIDSVRLLVKCGSNVLIKNELGDDALQTASLRGFDTIVYYLLEASKLSEQRIIDAYELMGANYVDEKHDIPQGIQFWKKSLEMRQELSELVEGKPYPKDNNQAYENETEFKNVKDLEKIISCPDAIYMQALLIRERILGPKHKDTTFGLMYRGAVYADTHRYQRCIDIWSYALHLRHVNFEALNHETIFINLLSITKLFWEIWTEQQDHSSEEERLKFDDVCRVIEICVDQIENSIEIPVDQSDIKKLRHKEYFHTVLLLSLHLLNLMCYMELEEENSFKFRKLVHKLIVLNPLGQRGEHLLHLATDYRSSSVDNEECSRLPNVKLVQLLINCGADVNCVDSRRNTPLHVLGQSLKQDRSSSCPYDKIADLLVLHGAHVDACNTLGEVAYQVMVNKNKMIVPFDHITLKCLASKVIRKHALKYEGEVPESLKPFIEMH